From Anas acuta chromosome 11, bAnaAcu1.1, whole genome shotgun sequence, the proteins below share one genomic window:
- the IP6K1 gene encoding inositol hexakisphosphate kinase 1, with protein sequence MCVCQTMEVGKHGKNATRSGDRGVLLEPFIHQVGGHSSMMRYDDHTVCKPLITREQRFYESLPPEMKEFTPEYKGVVSVCFEGDSDGYINLVAYPYVENEALEQDDMPERDQPRRKHSRRSLHRSSSGTEHKEEKPGLASDSTESNIQETKSPRVDMHIHSDVPFQMLDGNSGLSSEKISYNPWSLRCHKQQLSRMRSESKDRKLYKFLLLENVVHHFKFPCVLDLKMGTRQHGDDASEEKAARQMKKCEQSTSATLGVRVCGMQVYQLNTGHYLCRNKYYGRGLSIEGFRNAIYHYLHNGVELRKDLFEPVLTKLRSLKAVLERQASYRFYSSSLLIIYDGKDNRSGTFVDIRPEARLKRTDSSLPESLQDGGSTEPDSPRPKVDVRMIDFAHSTFKGFRDDPTVHDGPDMGYVFGLESLINIMEQMREENQ encoded by the exons ATGTGTGTTTGTCAAACCATGGAAGTGGGCAAGCATGGCAAGAATGCCACTCGATCCGGAGACCGGGGGGTCCTGCTGGAGCCTTTCATTCACCAGGTGGGCGGCCACAGCAGCATGATGCGCTACGATGACCACACCGTCTGCAAGCCGCTCATTACCAGAGAGCAGCGCTTCTACGAGTCCCTGCCCCCCGAAATGAAGGAGTTCACACCTGAGTACAAAG GTGTGGTGTCTGTCTGTTTTGAGGGAGACAGCGATGGCTACATCAACCTGGTAGCGTATCCTTACGTGGAGAACGAGGCTTTGGAGCAGGATGACATGCCGGAGAGGGACCAGCCACGACGCAAGCACTCGCGTCGAAGTCTTCACAGATCAAGCAGCGGCACTGAGCACAAGGAGGAAAAGCCTGGCCTGGCCAGTGACAGCACCGAAAG CAACATCCAGGAGACAAAGAGCCCCAGGGTGGACATGCACATCCACTCAGATGTTCCATTTCAGATGTTGGATGGGAACAGTGGTCTGAGCTCTGAAAAGATCAGCTATAACCCCTGGAGCCTGCGCTGtcacaagcagcagctgagccGCATGCGGTCAGAGTCCAAGGACCGAAAACTCTACA AGTTCCTCTTGCTGGAGAACGTGGTGCATCACTTCAAGTTTCCCTGTGTGCTTGATCTGAAGATGGGGACCAGACAGCACGGAGACGATGCCTCTGAGGAGAAGGCTGCTCGGCAGATGAAGAAGTGTGAGCAGAGCACTTCTGCCACCTTGGGCGTGCGAGTGTGTGGCATGCAG GTCTATCAGCTGAACACAGGGCATTACTTATGCAGGAATAAATACTATGGACGCGGTCTTTCCATCGAGGGCTTCCGCAATGCCATCTACCACTATCTCCACAACGGCGTAGAGCTGCGCAAGGACCTCTTTGAGCCTGTCCTCACCAAACTCCGAAGCTTGAAAGCAGTTTTGGAGAGACAGGCCTCCTACCGCTTCTACTCCAGCTCCCTTCTCATCATTTACGATGGGAAGGACAACAGGTCAGGGACGTTTGTGGATATCCGGCCCGAGGCGCGCCTGAAGCGAACGGACAGCTCCCTCCCCGAGAGCCTTCAGGACGGCGGCAGCACAGAGCCCGACTCGCCCCGGCCCAAGGTGGATGTGCGTATGATTGACTTTGCGCATAGCACCTTCAAAGGCTTCCGCGATGACCCCACTGTGCACGATGGGCCTGACATGGGGTACGTGTTCGGGCTGGAAAGCCTCATCAACATCATGGAACAGATGCGTGAAGAGAACCAGTAG
- the GMPPB gene encoding mannose-1-phosphate guanyltransferase beta isoform X1 — translation MPTGGRGAWFFAPCLCVLEGGLAFGERKQGGWELGLEEPPVLEAHGIVLKFPWLCGKGAAVLGSSGRAALRTSPALAFRVGTVDDGSPERGNKATNCGPGHGVLGGGHCRGAGGASWGGGGLAETPPPGAGGDAGRAADVSVRRRGRGRGDAGADPGGGLRDAAAAADAEPAQAAGGVLQQGAAAAPARGAAPGGGQPCGAGRQLHVRGAGGRHAGAGAAARPPHLAVAREGAAGHSDVICEFPFAALARFHRQHGGEGSLVVTRVEEPAKYGVVVSEADTGRICRFVEKPRVFVSNKINAGLYIFSPGILRRIQLRPTSIEKEIFPAMAQEGQLYAMELQGFWMDIGQPKDFLTGMCMYLQALRAQHPEKLHSGPGVVGNVLVDPSAKIGANCVIGPNVTIGAGVVVEDGVRIKRCTVLEGARIRSHSWLESCIVGWSCSVGQWVRMENVTVLGEDVIVNDELYLNGANVLPHKSITESVPEPRIIM, via the exons ATGCCTACGGGGGGGCGGGGGGCCTGGTTCTTTGCTCCTTGCCTGTGTGTACTGGAGGGGGGCCTGGCCTTCGGGGAGAGAAAGCAGggggggtgggagctggggctggaggagcctcCTGTCCTGGAAGCCCATGGAATAGTTTTGAAATTCCCTTGGTTATGTGGGAAGggggctgcagtgctggggagcagcgggCGGGCAGCTCTGCGCACCAGCCCTGCCCTCGCGTTCCGTGTGGGCACTGTGGATGATGGATCACCCGAGCGCGGAAATAAAGCGACCAACTGCGGCCCCGGGCACGgcgtgctggggggggggcactgccggggggcgggcggggcttcctgggggggggggggcttggcGGAGACCCCGCCCCCGGGGGCGGGCGGTGACGCGGGGCGCGCTGCTGACGTGTCCGTGCGGCGGCGCGGGCGGGGGCGCGGGGATGCGGGCGCTGATCCTGGTGGGGGGCTTCGGGACGCGGCTGCGGCCGCTGACGCTGAGCCGGCCCAAGCCGCTGGTGGAGTTCTGCAACAaggcgctgctgctgcaccagctCGAGGCGCTGCGCCAGGCGGGGGTCAGCCATGTGGTGCTGGCCGTCAGCTACATGTCCGAGGCGCTGGAGGCCGCCATGCgggagcaggagcagcgg CTCGGCCTCCGCATCTCGCTGTCGCACGAGAAGGAGCCGCTGGGCACAG CGACGTGATCTGCGAGTTCCCCTTCGCCGCCCTGGCCCGCTTCCACCGGCAGCACGGCGGGGAGGGCTCGCTGGTGGTGACCCGCGTGGAGGAGCCGGCCAAGTACGGCGTGGTGGTGAGCGAGGCCGACACCGGCCGCATCTGCCGCTTCGTGGAGAAGCCGCGGGTCTTCGTGTCCAACAAGATCAACGCCGGGCTCTACATCTTCAGCCCCGGCATCCTGCGGCGCATCCAG CTGCGCCCCACGTCCATCGAGAAGGAGATCTTCCCGGCCATGGCGCAGGAGGGGCAGCTCTACGCCATGGAGCTGCAGG GCTTCTGGATGGACATCGGGCAGCCGAAAGACTTTCTCACGGGCATGTGCATGTACCTGCAGGCGCTGCGGGCTCAGCACCCCGAGAAGCTGCACTCGGGGCCCGGTGTTGTAGGGAATGTGCTGGTG gACCCCAGCGCCAAGATCGGGGCAAATTGTGTCATCGGCCCCAACGTGACGATCGGGGCCGGCGTGGTGGTGGAGGACGGGGTGCGCATCAAGCGCTGCACGGTGCTGGAGGGGGCCCGCATCCGCTCCCACTCCTGGCTGGAGTCCTGCATtgtgggctggagctgctccgTGGGGCAGTGG GTGCGCATGGAGAACGTGACAGTGCTGGGCGAGGACGTCATTGTCAACGACGAGCTCTACCTCAATGGGGCCAACGTGCTGCCGCACAAGTCCATCACCGAGTCTGTACCAGAGCCACGCATCATCATGTAG
- the GMPPB gene encoding mannose-1-phosphate guanyltransferase beta isoform X2 encodes MRALILVGGFGTRLRPLTLSRPKPLVEFCNKALLLHQLEALRQAGVSHVVLAVSYMSEALEAAMREQEQRLGLRISLSHEKEPLGTAGPLALARELLAEGGEPFFVLNSDVICEFPFAALARFHRQHGGEGSLVVTRVEEPAKYGVVVSEADTGRICRFVEKPRVFVSNKINAGLYIFSPGILRRIQLRPTSIEKEIFPAMAQEGQLYAMELQGFWMDIGQPKDFLTGMCMYLQALRAQHPEKLHSGPGVVGNVLVDPSAKIGANCVIGPNVTIGAGVVVEDGVRIKRCTVLEGARIRSHSWLESCIVGWSCSVGQWVRMENVTVLGEDVIVNDELYLNGANVLPHKSITESVPEPRIIM; translated from the exons ATGCGGGCGCTGATCCTGGTGGGGGGCTTCGGGACGCGGCTGCGGCCGCTGACGCTGAGCCGGCCCAAGCCGCTGGTGGAGTTCTGCAACAaggcgctgctgctgcaccagctCGAGGCGCTGCGCCAGGCGGGGGTCAGCCATGTGGTGCTGGCCGTCAGCTACATGTCCGAGGCGCTGGAGGCCGCCATGCgggagcaggagcagcgg CTCGGCCTCCGCATCTCGCTGTCGCACGAGAAGGAGCCGCTGGGCACAG cggggccgctGGCGCTGGCCCGGGAGCTGCTGGCCGAGGGCGGGGAGCCCTTCTTTGTGCTCAACAGCGACGTGATCTGCGAGTTCCCCTTCGCCGCCCTGGCCCGCTTCCACCGGCAGCACGGCGGGGAGGGCTCGCTGGTGGTGACCCGCGTGGAGGAGCCGGCCAAGTACGGCGTGGTGGTGAGCGAGGCCGACACCGGCCGCATCTGCCGCTTCGTGGAGAAGCCGCGGGTCTTCGTGTCCAACAAGATCAACGCCGGGCTCTACATCTTCAGCCCCGGCATCCTGCGGCGCATCCAG CTGCGCCCCACGTCCATCGAGAAGGAGATCTTCCCGGCCATGGCGCAGGAGGGGCAGCTCTACGCCATGGAGCTGCAGG GCTTCTGGATGGACATCGGGCAGCCGAAAGACTTTCTCACGGGCATGTGCATGTACCTGCAGGCGCTGCGGGCTCAGCACCCCGAGAAGCTGCACTCGGGGCCCGGTGTTGTAGGGAATGTGCTGGTG gACCCCAGCGCCAAGATCGGGGCAAATTGTGTCATCGGCCCCAACGTGACGATCGGGGCCGGCGTGGTGGTGGAGGACGGGGTGCGCATCAAGCGCTGCACGGTGCTGGAGGGGGCCCGCATCCGCTCCCACTCCTGGCTGGAGTCCTGCATtgtgggctggagctgctccgTGGGGCAGTGG GTGCGCATGGAGAACGTGACAGTGCTGGGCGAGGACGTCATTGTCAACGACGAGCTCTACCTCAATGGGGCCAACGTGCTGCCGCACAAGTCCATCACCGAGTCTGTACCAGAGCCACGCATCATCATGTAG
- the AMIGO3 gene encoding amphoterin-induced protein 3, with translation MVAAGPLWLLLLLQLCAHGRASPPARRCPAACICTSDLLSCSRQTLQRVPGPLPPTATTLDLSHNALTQLHDRWLAALPHLEALHMSHNQIRELSPRAFHNASYLRHLDMSSNRLHAVETHYFEALVSLEELLLYNNRIARVAENAFAKLSGLRKVYLSWNNLTTFPFRSVQGLGNYSLRTLDLSSNSLSSIPVEELAALPENIGNGLYLHNNPVRCSCPLYLMLQRWKQRGFSSVKDFFEEHTCKVSDTVPRSLIKFLKYSHMFENCSAGPEDVHPVPFPVTVGQALLLTCNASLPDVLTTYMWISPHHEPIRHPGNSNRSVEVYRNGSLKIAAAKPWHSGVYVCLAISSPRNFSRMCEVNVTVHYPKPEGETFSTGLTTLLGCIVSLVLVLMYLYLTPCRCLPCCKKPAPLSPPQECSAQSSILSTTPPATDGTSRKASANKHVVFLEPIREAQNGKVRLALGEDFPDPKNPKVLQLKSDSESISSVFSDTPIVS, from the coding sequence ATGGTGGCCGCGGGGccgctgtggctgctgctgctcctccagctgtgcGCCCACGGCCGAGCCTCGCCGCCCGCCCGCAGATGCCCCGCCGCCTGCATCTGCACCTCGGacctgctgagctgcagccggCAGACGCTGCAACGCGTGCCCGGGCCGCTGCCGCCCACCGCCACCACGCTGGACCTGAGCCACAACGCCCTCACCCAGCTCCACGACCGCTGGCTGGCCGCCCTGCCGCACCTGGAGGCCCTGCACATGAGCCACAACCAGATCAGGGAGCTCTCGCCGCGGGCTTTCCACAACGCCTCGTACCTGCGGCACCTGGACATGTCGTCCAACCGCCTGCACGCCGTCGAGACGCACTACTTCGAGGCGCTGGTGAgcttggaagagctgctgctctaCAACAACCGCATCGCGCGAGTGGCTGAGAACGCCTTCGCCAAGCTAAGCGGCCTGAGGAAAGTTTACCTGAGCTGGAACAACCTGACCACCTTCCCCTTCCGCTCGGTGCAGGGGCTGGGCAACTACAGCCTGCGCACGCTGGACCTGTCCTCCAACAGCCTGAGCAGCATCCCCGTGGAGGAGCTGGCGGCTCTGCCCGAAAACATCGGCAACGGCTTGTACCTGCACAACAACCCCGTGCGCTGCAGCTGCCCGCTCTACCTGATGCTCCAGCGCTGGAAGCAGCGAGGCTTCAGCTCCGTGAAGGATTTCTTCGAGGAGCACACCTGCAAGGTGTCCGACACCGTGCCCCGCTCGCTGATCAAGTTCCTCAAGTACAGCCACATGTTCGAGAACTGCTCGGCCGGCCCCGAGGACGTGCACCCCGTGCCCTTCCCGGTGACGGTGGGCCAGGCCCTCCTGCTCACCTGCAACGCCAGCCTGCCCGACGTGCTCACCACCTACATGTGGATCTCACCTCACCACGAGCCCATCAGGCACCCGGGGAACAGCAACCGCTCCGTGGAGGTGTACCGCAACGGCAGCCTGAAGATCGCAGCGGCCAAGCCCTGGCACTCGGGGGTCTACGTGTGCTTGGCCATCAGCAGCCCCCGCAATTTCAGCAGGATGTGTGAGGTCAACGTGACGGTCCACTACCCCAAGCCAGAAGGGGAGACCTTCAGCACCGGCCTCACGACGCTGCTGGGGTGCATAGTgagcctggtgctggtgctcaTGTACCTGTACCTCACGCCCtgccgctgcctgccctgctgcaagAAGCCGGCCCCGCTCAGCCCCCCGCAGGAGTGCAGCGCCCAGTCCTCCATCCTCAGCACCACGCCGCCCGCCACGGACGGGACGAGCCGTAAGGCCAGTGCCAACAAGCACGTGGTCTTCCTCGAGCCCATCCGGGAGGCGCAGAACGGCAAGGTCCGCCTGGCCCTTGGCGAGGATTTCCCCGACCCCAAGAACCCCAAGGTCCTGCAGCTCAAGTCGGACTCGGAGTCCATCAGCTCCGTCTTCTCGGACACCCCCATCGTGTCGTAG